One genomic window of Fusarium keratoplasticum isolate Fu6.1 chromosome 3, whole genome shotgun sequence includes the following:
- a CDS encoding AAA-16 domain-containing protein, translating into MAQKGRRNIFFLGRRSDRMSLYDLITEICISIGRDMIQSPSTNLHQWQESSSSQRLRLFAAWLGNESNRDSLLIIDDADAFEPSSLKFILACPAWHIVTSTRDSTLSWTERDFLEVRLQPLTTLATVSILRDAVARLSSGRLELSSQELSSLAQVIHGHPLAAQNVIPFLVTHLNFIPHPVAELMRMFHTGSVEEREVFLKFTAQARSLWDTFEESLQRLELRDGSANAVRLFQLLPYLRTDQQCFHDCWRMNTGRRHQPSSFGPHASVLRSSYLVMSDRLQRLQAVSLITEEREGGSTQSIAFHPLVRHYALVRFHQAELRVAREVILFLHEKAAAHGDGCPGYIKTHLLYYVGVCSELHIGLCDLSLPEAVRLWLRNVIREQSTGKDSHDEMEDAFSEPIIIDQTTLAVQRLLAECKNTHTRLRKEILQADNHEALLMAIRCTTAYREMRESFDSMDRSLDPGLLSQLIEAVELLREVCKAIGHYPDLPGELERFSQQLQAKISSGSSGASDWHS; encoded by the coding sequence ATGGCGCAAAAGGGCCGACGAAACATCTTCTTTCTTGGAAGGCGGAGTGATCGGATGTCACTGTACGACTTGATAACCGAGATATGCATCAGCATTGGACGCGACATGATCCAAAGCCCTTCGACAAATTTGCACCAATGGCAGGAAAGCTCATCTTCGCAAAGACTTAGATTGTTTGCCGCCTGGCTTGGTAATGAGTCCAACAGAGACTCGTTGCTGATTATCGACGACGCAGATGCTTTTGAGCCCTCGAGTCTCAAGTTTATTCTGGCTTGTCCAGCGTGGCATATCGTCACCTCGACAAGAGactcgaccttgagctggaCTGAAAGAGACTTCCTAGAAGTCCGTTTACAGCCATTGACCACACTCGCCACTGTTTCGATACTACGAGATGCTGTTGCCAGGTTGAGCTCCGGACGCTTAGAGCTGTCTAGCCAGGAGCTCAGCTCTCTGGCCCAGGTCATTCACGGTCATCCTCTAGCAGCACAAAACGTCATTCCCTTCCTTGTAACGCACTTGAACTTCATTCCCCATCCAGTGGCCGAGTTGATGCGGATGTTCCACACCGGGAGTGTGGAGGAGCGAGAAGTCTTCTTGAAGTTCACAGCCCAGGCCCGCTCTCTTTGGGACACTTTTGAAGAATCACTTCAGCGTCTTGAACTCCGAGATGGCTCCGCCAATGCCGTGAGGCTGTTTCAGCTGCTGCCTTATCTACGCACCGATCAGCAATGTTTCCATGATTGCTGGAGGATGAATACAGGGCGAAGACATCAGCCCTCAAGCTTCGGCCCTCACGCGTCAGTGCTCAGATCCAGCTACCTAGTCATGTCCGATCGGCTGCAGAGGCTCCAGGCTGTCTCTCTTATTACAGAAGAACGCGAAGGAGGGTCAACACAGAGCATTGCTTTCCACCCACTCGTCCGCCATTATGCGCTGGTCCGTTTCCACCAAGCAGAGCTCAGGGTTGCTAGGGAAGTCATTCTCTTCCTTCATGAGAAGGCAGCAGCCCATGGTGACGGCTGCCCAGGATACATCAAAACCCATCTCCTATATTATGTTGGCGTCTGTTCCGAACTCCACATTGGCCTGTGCgacctctctcttcctgaAGCTGTGAGACTATGGCTGCGGAACGTCATCAGAGAACAGTCCACTGGGAAAGACAGCCATGACGAAATGGAGGACGCCTTTTCAGAGCCAATTATTATCGACCAGACAACGTTGGCCGTGCAACGTCTCCTTGCGGAGTGCAAGAACACTCACACAAGACTGAGAAAGGAAATACTTCAAGCCGATAATCATGAAGCCCTGTTAATGGCTATAAGATGTACCACAGCTTACAGGGAGATGAGGGAAAGCTTTGATTCAATGGACAGGAGTCTGGATCCAGGCTTGTTATCGCAGCTAATAGAGGCCGTAGAACTACTCAGGGAGGTGTGCAAAGCTATAGGCCACTACCCTGATCTCCCTGGTGAGTTGGAACGTTTTAGTCAACAGCTACAGGCCAAAATATCATCAGGGAGTAGTGGCGCGTCTGATTGGCATAGCTAG
- a CDS encoding HET domain-containing protein, with translation MGSYYSSGYCLISATGAADSNEGLFMERHMTKYETKSCLIGFDEEKKTHRYLLVLDLSAGQIMRKAPLMKWGWCMQERLLSCRVLHWTKDCLIWECPGTPGWSELLEPSLHKPTRLDGSNHEVFEQPTTTDTAMLKKVKDDRLRLVTRYSNMNLTYQTDRPAAIHGVACRLLSIHGGGYFAGLFRNNIISGLAWMVEWTDFYEPTASKALGFTTWSWASSDAQFGISFPSLDESLIQCLNPEAFVSAPVLISFKDESERILHLRGPLISLDATLYESSGQQYQRLKKCRSENGMLKLKPSMTRMTCSPVFQVDCAYLFWAGIKTS, from the coding sequence ATGGGCTCCTACTACTCTTCTGGTTACTGCCTGATTTCGGCTACGGGTGCTGCGGATAGTAACGAGGGACTTTTCATGGAACGGCACATGACAAAGTATGAGACCAAGAGCTGCCTCATTGGCTTcgacgaagagaagaagacacACAGGTATTTGCTGGTGTTGGACCTCAGCGCCGGCCAGATAATGCGCAAAGCTCCGCTCATGAAATGGGGGTGGTGCATGCAGGAACGGCTTCTGTCTTGCCGGGTCTTACACTGGACAAAGGACTGCCTGATTTGGGAGTGTCCTGGGACCCCTGGCTGGTCGGAGCTGTTGGAGCCATCTCTCCACAAGCCTACACGGCTCGACGGAAGCAACCACGAGGTCTTCGAACAACCCACGACGACGGACACGGCCATGCTGAAAAAAGTCAAAGATGACCGGTTGAGGCTTGTCACAAGGTACAGCAACATGAACTTGACGTATCAAACTGATCGTCCCGCTGCGATTCACGGAGTTGCCTGTCGACTCCTGAGCATTCACGGGGGTGGTTACTTTGCGGGGCTTTTTCgcaacaacatcatctcaGGACTTGCGTGGATGGTGGAGTGGACAGACTTTTATGAACCAACTGCTAGCAAGGCGCTGGGCTTTACGACCTGGTCATGGGCGTCATCAGACGCGCAGTTTGGGATCTCCTTTCCCTCTTTGGACGAGTCACTCATTCAATGCCTGAACCCTGAAGCCTTTGTATCAGCACCCGTGTTGATTAGTTTCAAGGACGAATCGGAAcgcatccttcatctcaggGGCCCTCTGATCTCGTTAGATGCGACTTTATACGAGAGCTCCGGACAGCAGTACCAGAGACTCAAGAAGTGCCGAAGCGAGAATGGGATGTTGAAATTGAAGCCGAGTATGACGCGCATGACCTGCAGCCCAGTTTTCCAAGTCGACTGTGCGTATTTATTCTGGGCCGGCATCAAGACAAGTTGA
- a CDS encoding MTA/SAH nucleosidase has product MPKCETCSKTFGTQEACKQHMTEKGHQKPREKCDQCNKLFQDRRAAEEHMTKVGHRSPKIPCQTCVVKFSTQEAANQHMTAKNHYKNYCTPCKHKFSNENDLKMHFNSKAHRRTQDSGPIYKTVASNVDNNIEARSYTEGFQRNETMTASLNLKHVRPGAVANIIPPQPNDYTVGWICALPKEMAAAEGMLDKIYQTPPQHRQDENNYVVGQIAHLKIVVVCLPSGVVGTTSATTVVEHMRQTFTALKYVLLVGIGGGMPSENSDVRLGDVVISKRVIQYDYGKAITDGRFVPTGHLNRPPNVLLNAVSRLESQEATGSSALALSIFGHLAHIKAKHPDSEDNWSYPGVENDQLFNSDYDHEGNTFTCVGCDPARLEFRPPRGSNWPKFHYGMIASANRVMRDGAARERLRKDTNALCVEMEAAGLMNNFPCLVIRGICDYADSHKNKGWQLYAAAIAAAYAKELLSIMPKHI; this is encoded by the exons ATGCCTAAATGTGAGACGTGCTCGAAAACGTTTGGTACTCAGGAAGCGTGCAAGCAGCACATGACTGAAAAGGGCCATCAAAAACCGAGGGAAAAATGCGACCAGTGCAATAAACTCTTTCAAGATCGGAGGGCAGCAGAAGAGCACATGACAAAAGTTGGGCATCGGAGCCCCAAGATTCCTTGTCAAACTTGTGTTGTCAAGTTCTCCAcgcaagaagcagcaaaCCAGCATATGACAGCCAAGAACCATTACAAAAACTACTGTACGCCTTGCAAGCACAAATTCTCGAACGAAAATGATCTGAAAATG CACTTCAATTCAAAGGCTCACCGTCGCACACAAGATTCTGGCCCTATCTACAAGACTGTTGCAAGTAATGTCGACAACAATATCGAAGCTCGATCTTACACCGAAGGCTTCCAAAGGAATGAAACGATGACTGCTAGCCTGAATCTCAAGCATGTCAGGCCAGGCGCAGTAGCTAACATAATTCCACCTCAACCTAACGACTATACAGTCGGGTGGATATGTGCGCTACCGAAAGAGATGGCAGCAGCTGAAGGAATGCTCGACAAAATCTACCAAACCCCCCCACAACATAGACAGGACGAGAACAACTATGTTGTTGGCCAGATTGCGCATCTGAAGATTGTCGTGGTTTGCTTGCCATCTGGGGTTGTGGGTACAACGTCCGCGACTACGGTAGTAGAACACATGCGCCAAACCTTCACTGCATTGAAATATGTTTTGTTGGTGGGTATTGGAGGTGGTATGCCGAGCGAGAACTCTGACGTGCGCTTGGGAGATGTTGTTATCAGCAAACGGGTCATCCAGTATGATTATGGCAAAGCTATCACGGACGGTCGCTTTGTGCCGACAGGCCATTTGAACCGACCACCGAATGTTTTACTCAACGCCGTTTCACGGCTGGAAAGCCAAGAAGCTACAGGATCTTCTGCGTTGGCGTTGTCCATCTTTGGACACTTGGCCCATATTAAAGCCAAACATCCTGATTCGGAAGACAACTGGTCATATCCAGGCGTGGAGAACGACCAATTGTTCAACAGCGATTACGATCACGAAGGAAACACTTTCACATGCGTGGGTTGTGACCCAGCCCGGTTAGAATTCCGCCCACCGCGTGGAAGCAACTGGCCAAAGTTTCACTATGGGATGATAGCATCCGCCAATAGAGTCATGCGCGACGGGGCTGCTCGAGAACGACTCCGCAAGGATACAAACGCACTGTgcgtcgagatggaggcggCTGGGCTTATGAACAACTTTCCATGTTTAGTTATCCGTGGGATTTGCGACTATGCTGATTCCCACAAGAACAAGGGCTGGCAACTGTACGCTGCGGCAATAGCAGCTGCGTATGCTAAGGAGTTGTTATCCATTATGCCAAAGCACATATAG